In Drosophila yakuba strain Tai18E2 chromosome 2R, Prin_Dyak_Tai18E2_2.1, whole genome shotgun sequence, a single genomic region encodes these proteins:
- the LOC6530530 gene encoding uncharacterized protein LOC6530530, producing MWDQLARYRNNFLQYEIKDVMRPTSINSLQEKEWTQAMEKRNMCRCMPYCCSSTSTHLEDRAQLAYGWFALPKLLKELDSDVRLTHWRAVVSLSEFLLNPLNAQRAIIEMDLVRKLKNAFMRMRLKHHAEEHRELEMYLRIYNILSRNLDGAENIASRKCLRVEFYKIIKSQESIKDDLTSEILRNLTCKPKVQGIFLEDPENFSALSEIYKQDPCRPHYPVHLWHHLCHMLEVAPDQGIELGFFELLHKRILNRLSNFWDMNTKAFALLLCCAEGQRRFDAVDGVKLLYDVFAQPDENPRQLLPRQKVENWEYTVLALLNGLHSKRALWRSREFTQLPCYVGRLMASTTDNPRLQLYCLKVFRELGVMPCIKRYIIGNWLQDICHLFCLDAEAECARDSLVDWLRRDIADSS from the exons atgTGGGACCAGTTAGCGAGATATCGCAATAACTTTCTGCAATACGAGATCAAGGATGTGATGAGGCCGACCTCCATCAATAGCCTGCAGGAGAAGG AGTGGACTCAGGCCATGGAGAAACGGAATATGTGTCGGTGCATGCCGTATTGCTGCAGTTCAACTTCCACGCACCTGGAGGATCGTGCTCAATTGGCCTACGGCTGGTTTGCACTGCCCAAGCTGCTCAAGGAACTGGACAGTGATGTTCGCCTGACCCACTGGAGGGCAGTCGTTTCATTGTCAGAATTTCTTCTAAATCCACTGAATGCACAGAGAGCCATCATCGAAATGGACCTAGTGAGAAA ATTAAAGAATGCCTTTATGCGCATGAGATTGAAGCATCACGCAGAGGAGCATCGGGAGTTGGAGATGTATCTTAGGATTTATA ATATACTCTCCCGCAATCTGGATGGAGCCGAGAATATAGCCAGCCGCAAGTGCCTTAGGGTGGAGttctataaaataattaaaagccaaGAGTCGATTAAGGATGATTTGACTTCAGAGATATTGCGAAATTTGACATGCAAGCCTAAAG TTCAGGGTATATTCTTGGAGGATCCTGAAAACTTTTCCGCCTTGTCTGAGATCTATAAGCAGGATCCGTGTCGTCCGCATTATCCTGTGCATTTGTGGCACCACCTATGCCACATGCTGGAAGTGGCACCCGATCAGGGAATCGAGTTGGGCTTCTTTGAGCTGCTCCACAAAAGGATCCTAAATCGCTTGTCCAATTTCTGGGACATGAATACCAAGGCATTTGCGCTGCTCCTCTGCTGTGCCGAAGGACAGCGGCGTTTCGATGCGGTGGATGGTGTAAAGCTGCTTTACGACGTCTTTGCCCAGCCCGATGAGAATCCGCGGCAGTTGCTGCCCCGCCAGAAGGTGGAAAACTGGGAATATACGGTACTGGCCCTGCTGAATGGCCTCCACAGTAAGCGGGCCTTGTGGCGCAGCAGGGAGTTCACCCAACTGCCGTGTTATGTGGGCCGTCTGATGGCCTCCACGACCGATAATCCCCGCCTGCAACTTTATTGCCTAAAAGTGTTCCGGGAGCTGGGCGTAATGCCCTGCATTAAGCGCTATATTATTGGGAACTGGCTGCAGGACATTTGCCACTTGTTCTGCCTGGATGCTGAGGCGGAATGCGCTCGGGATTCTCTGGTCGATTGGCTGCGCCGGGACATAGCCGATAGTAGTTAA
- the LOC6530531 gene encoding uncharacterized protein LOC6530531 — protein sequence MVILLANSRILSGHPVGGSISSMAWWHSLRLSNRYISRHVLLLLRFYQALFHYLGLMRLRYEESCNELRLTYYSVTVSRMIGLWCAFFFTLALLDPYPLMLHLQLVGFSCCLLIQPRGVIEERRRVINRILRLAPQLHRLCRRKVELSWLVAFQMVLKLLVFRMFYKGLLGPLNASWKMLYIVVFVVPISMAIWVIDVTSHLISIVLAQLRKSFELVNSEMAAIDEKLCLMILRSDYRAIRRLQRRQISLQRLHRSYVKVTQQLIDCLSPQLLLIVLYNVSSIYTFCSGEWRRIFQIALIVNALRSLLHTLDELVATIGAPEDTSWMHVARLLQFEEVLATHGWSERKHFRWKLQDIDCFGQSVRSGCFQRRILVLGLVTPNRRLLFRIGFAFCSLLHLHYMLKKSALVAEKEIFIGSDVDLKPKH from the coding sequence ATGGTCATTTTATTGGCAAACAGTCGTATCCTTTCGGGACATCCAGTTGGTGGATCCATTTCATCGATGGCCTGGTGGCATTCGCTTCGCCTGAGCAACCGTTACATCAGCAGGCAcgtgctcctcctgctgcgCTTCTACCAGGCGCTGTTCCATTACCTGGGATTGATGCGCCTTCGCTACGAGGAGTCCTGCAATGAGCTGCGATTGACGTACTACAGCGTCACGGTGTCAAGGATGATTGGGCTCTGGTGCGCCTTCTTCTTCACGCTGGCCCTGCTGGATCCCTATCCCCTGATGCTGCATCTCCAGCTGGTGGGCTTCAGCTGCTGCCTGTTGATCCAGCCAAGAGGAGTCATCGAGGAGCGTAGACGGGTGATAAACCGAATCCTTCGACTTGCTCCGCAACTCCATCGCCTCTGCAGGCGGAAGGTGGAGTTGTCCTGGCTGGTGGCTTTCCAGATGGTGCTCAAGCTGCTGGTCTTTCGGATGTTCTACAAGGGTCTTCTGGGCCCCCTGAACGCCAGCTGGAAAATGCTGTACATTGTGGTCTTCGTGGTGCCCATTTCTATGGCCATTTGGGTGATAGATGTCACCTCGCATCTGATTAGCATTGTGCTAGCCCAGTTGCGGAAGTCCTTTGAGTTGGTGAACAGTGAAATGGCAGCGATTGACGAGAAGCTCTGTTTGATGATCCTGCGATCCGATTACCGAGCGATTAGGAGGCTACAGAGACGCCAGATTTCGCTGCAGCGCTTGCATCGATCCTATGTCAAGGTCACCCAACAATTGATAGATTGCTTGAGTCCCCAGTTGCTTCTCATCGTTCTCTACAACGTGAGCTCCATCTATACTTTTTGCAGTGGTGAATGGCGACGCATCTTCCAGATCGCGCTCATTGTCAACGCGCTGCGGTCTCTGCTGCACACCCTCGATGAGCTGGTGGCCACCATTGGTGCTCCGGAGGACACCTCCTGGATGCATGTGGCGCGGTTACTGCAGTTCGAGGAGGTCCTGGCCACGCATGGATGGTCGGAGCGGAAACACTTCCGCTGGAAGCTGCAGGATATCGACTGTTTTGGTCAGAGCGTAAGGAGTGGTTGCTTCCAAAGAAGGATTTTAGTCCTGGGACTGGTTACGCCCAACAGACGACTCTTGTTTCGCATCGGCTTCGCATTCTGTAGTCTCCTGCATCTGCATTATATGTTGAAGAAATCTGCTTTGGTTGCCGAAAAGGAAATCTTTATCGGTTCGGATGTGGACTTAAAACCCAAGCATTAA